The Microbulbifer sp. YPW1 genome contains a region encoding:
- the fabZ gene encoding 3-hydroxyacyl-ACP dehydratase FabZ: protein MMDVQEIRQYLPHRYPFLLVDRVVELEEGKLIKGYKNISINEEVFNGHFPEVPIFPGVMIVEALAQVSGILGFKTLGQKPEDGYLYLFAGIDNVRFKRQVVPGDRLQLESEVVSERRGIWKFAGKASVDGELAASADILCAVKKI, encoded by the coding sequence ATGATGGACGTACAGGAAATTCGTCAATACCTGCCGCACCGCTATCCTTTTCTTCTGGTGGACCGTGTCGTCGAGCTGGAAGAGGGCAAGTTGATCAAGGGCTACAAAAATATCTCGATTAATGAAGAGGTGTTTAATGGGCACTTTCCAGAAGTGCCGATTTTCCCGGGGGTCATGATCGTTGAGGCCCTGGCGCAGGTTTCCGGGATTTTGGGTTTCAAAACCCTCGGGCAGAAACCTGAAGACGGTTACCTTTATCTGTTTGCGGGTATCGACAATGTGCGCTTCAAGCGCCAGGTAGTGCCGGGAGATCGCCTGCAGCTGGAATCCGAGGTGGTTTCCGAGCGCCGCGGTATCTGGAAGTTTGCCGGGAAGGCCAGTGTCGATGGAGAGCTGGCGGCGTCAGCGGACATTCTTTGCGCCGTTAAAAAGATCTGA